From Coffea arabica cultivar ET-39 chromosome 9c, Coffea Arabica ET-39 HiFi, whole genome shotgun sequence, one genomic window encodes:
- the LOC113708045 gene encoding uncharacterized protein — protein sequence MDEKEMEKRLCDAALKGDVTTLHQLLGEDPLVLDKAALNCEDKNPLHIAAMLGHVDFVKAILQVQSAYFLCLARDREGRNPLHVAAMYGRLAVLQVLLDAGFEAAVEKTDGEETILHLCVKYNQLEALKMLVNRLKDTQLPKGRSEDAAYFLCLARDGNGRNPIHLAAMYGRLAVLQELLDAGFQAALEKTDEGGTILHLCVKYNQLEALKMLVDISKDVWFQNAKNEDGMTILHMAIYYRQNQTIKYLLGYSKVWVKQKDARGRKALSLLRGQENFDTEIESSLTSIGAITGGRDPGEYQVRLKERRDAIMVVLSLIATMAFQAVISPPGGAWQDELNEGPNPHRAGDPIMAQTHPTYYRYLIRASAVAFLSSLAAIVLLMRGSTHRYRSRHLMRLLSCLMGLATATVALTYAISLVALAPKHTRGDQLNNTVVILLIVVTMISCNIRPVNICLLILAQWITKMHNQVSNFIRGLPPVSTNA from the exons ATGGATgagaaagaaatggagaaaaggctCTGTGATGCCGCACTAAAAGGTGACGTTACCACTCTTCATCAGTTACTCGGAGAAGATCCACTTGTTCTTGATAAAGCTGCTTTGAACTGCGAGGATAAGAATCCTCTACACATAGCAGCAATGTTGGGCCATGTAGATTTTGTAAAAGCAATCTTACAAGTTCAATCTGCTTATTTTTTGTGCTTGGCCCGTGATCGAGAAGGCAGAAACCCTTTACATGTTGCTGCCATGTATGGCAGATTGGCAGTCTTGCAAGTGCTGCTTGATGCCGGATTTGAAGCCGCTGTGGAGAAGACAGATGGGGAAGAGACCATTTTGCATTTGTGTGTCAAATATAATCAGCTAGAGGCCTTGAAGATGCTAGTCAACCGATTAAAAGATACACAGCTTCCGAAGGGCAGAAGTGAGGATGCTGCTTATTTTTTGTGCTTGGCCCGTGATGGAAATGGCAGAAACCCCATACATCTTGCTGCCATGTATGGCAGATTGGCAGTTTTGCAAGAGCTACTTGATGCCGGATTTCAAGCAGCTCTGGAGAAGACAGACGAGGGAGGGACCATTTTGCATTTATGTGTCAAGTATAATCAGCTGGAGGCCTTGAAGATGCTAGTCGACATCTCAAAAGATGTATGGTTTCAGAACGCCAAAAATGAGGATGGAATGACCATATTACACATGGCCATATACTATCGTCAAAACCAG ACAATCAAATACTTGCTTGGTTACTCCAAAGTTTGGGTGAAACAGAAGGATGCAAGAGGTAGAAAAGCTTTATCACTTTTGCGGGGTCAAGAGAACTTCGATACCGAAATTGAAAGCTCTCTTACGTCGATCGGTGCCATTACAGGAGGCCGCGACCCAGGAGAGTACCAGGTGAGGCTCAAAGAGAGAAGAGATGCAATAATGGTAGTGCTCTCGCTCATAGCAACCATGGCCTTTCAAGCTGTGATAAGCCCTCCAGGAGGGGCGTGGCAAGATGAGTTAAATGAAGGACCTAATCCACATAGAGCAGGAGACCCCATCATGGCACAGACCCATCCCACCTATTACCGGTATCTGATTCGAGCAAGTGCCGTTGCGTTTCTTTCATCCTTGGCCGCAATTGTCTTGCTCATGAGGGGATCGACCCATCGCTACCGTTCTAGGCACTTAATGAGACTTTTGTCTTGTTTGATGGGGTTGGCAACTGCAACCGTAGCATTGACTTATGCTATATCACTAGTTGCGCTGGCCCCAAAACACACCAGAGGTGATCAATTGAACAATACAGTTGTGATTCTGCTCATTGTGGTCACGATGATTAGCTGTAATATTCGCCCAGTTAACATATGTTTGTTGATATTGGCCCAGTGGATAACTAAAATGCACAACCAGGTATCTAATTTTATTCGTGGGCTTCCTCCCGTCTCAACCAACGCTTAA